A single Mangrovimonas sp. YM274 DNA region contains:
- a CDS encoding biotin/lipoyl-containing protein gives MGNFKISVNNQLDFEVDTAEVSQLNAVKTSVHSFHILKDHKSYQAEITKLDFNNRTYEVKINNNSYNIQIQSALDALIKSMGFALGNTKHVNEIKAPMPGLILDISVKAGDTVTEDSPLLILEAMKMENVITSPRDGVIKSITAAKGDAVEKNQLLIEFE, from the coding sequence ATGGGAAATTTTAAAATTTCGGTTAATAATCAGCTGGACTTTGAAGTGGACACAGCTGAAGTTTCACAACTAAATGCTGTTAAAACTTCAGTACATTCTTTCCACATTCTTAAAGATCATAAATCTTATCAAGCTGAAATTACCAAACTAGATTTTAACAACAGAACCTACGAGGTTAAAATCAACAATAATAGTTACAACATACAAATTCAAAGCGCTTTGGACGCCCTCATAAAAAGTATGGGGTTTGCCCTTGGCAACACCAAACATGTCAACGAAATAAAAGCGCCTATGCCAGGGTTAATTCTTGACATTTCGGTAAAAGCTGGAGATACAGTTACTGAAGATTCTCCGTTGTTGATCCTCGAAGCCATGAAAATGGAAAATGTCATTACTTCACCTAGGGATGGTGTTATTAAATCCATTACGGCCGCAAAAGGAGATGCTGTTGAAAAAAATCAATTGTTAATAGAATTTGAATAA
- a CDS encoding PolC-type DNA polymerase III: MMRFFKRKKSKDAPKVHTYYPDYWQRYEALFDNEPELDLNTNRFVVLDTETTGFDYNLDRVLCIGAVEIVNRQINVSNTFETYIRQEHFNEKTVKIHGIIKHERIVTYSEDEAIQQFLEYVGNAIIVAHHARFDLTMINEMLKRKGLPVLKNKVLDTVNLYRATRIKSNFIQYDKAYTLDEIAENYILDVSDRHTAAGDALITALIFLKTTAILSNKKQLTLAKMFKL; encoded by the coding sequence ATGATGCGATTCTTCAAAAGAAAAAAGTCTAAAGACGCCCCAAAAGTCCATACCTATTATCCAGACTATTGGCAACGGTACGAGGCTCTTTTTGACAACGAACCTGAGCTAGACCTAAATACCAATCGCTTTGTAGTTTTGGATACCGAAACAACAGGATTTGATTACAATTTGGACAGAGTACTTTGCATTGGTGCCGTTGAAATTGTAAATAGACAAATTAATGTTTCCAATACCTTCGAGACCTATATCCGGCAGGAACACTTTAACGAAAAAACGGTAAAAATTCATGGTATAATTAAACACGAGCGCATTGTGACCTATAGTGAAGATGAGGCCATTCAACAGTTTTTGGAATATGTAGGTAATGCCATTATTGTGGCCCATCATGCCCGTTTTGATTTAACTATGATTAACGAGATGCTCAAACGTAAAGGGTTGCCCGTCCTTAAAAACAAAGTACTAGACACCGTTAACTTATATCGGGCAACTCGCATTAAATCCAACTTTATTCAATACGATAAAGCCTATACTCTGGATGAAATTGCCGAGAATTACATTTTGGATGTTTCCGATAGACATACAGCTGCTGGAGACGCACTTATTACGGCTTTAATCTTCCTAAAAACCACGGCAATTTTGAGCAATAAGAAGCAATTAACCCTAGCAAAAATGTTCAAACTGTAA